tttgtaaataaaaaagtttttcctAACTTCTTCCAATCTCCATATCCAGATGATTTCACCGTAACACAGCTAAAACATCAGTGTTTTGGTGTTTCCTCCCACCTAATTTTTCTCCGAGTAACCATAGCACTAAACACTCTTTtcagacacagaagaaaaaatgtgcttttataCCGAGGCGACTGGCCGAACAAACTAGCTGAGATCGTGAATACTCACGCGCAGGGGCCTCCCAAGACCGGGAAATGGGTGGAGCGTTGGTAGCAGGACGCCAACTCGCAGGCTGTGCGGTGGGTCCCCGCACAGGCCGCGCCCAGGGCCCGGCGGTCCGCCGTCCTACTCCGTTAGCGACGCGCGGACGGCGGGATCAAAGAGTGGCGCGGGAAAGGGGCAGACTCCGCTCGGCCCGGACCCCGCGCCGCGATCACCGTCCCGCCCAGCGATGCCTCCGCTTCACGGTATCTCGGCGCTAAGCTGGAAGTACAGACGCCAACCAGAGCCGGAGGAGCCAGCACTTCCCTAAACCCGCGGGCAAAAATAGTGATGGACCGACTTCCGGTCCTACCCGCGCGGCTCGGCCCCGCCCACGGCCCTCGGCGCTGGGGTTCCGCTCTCCCGCCGAGCGGCGGCGGAGGGACTCCCAATGCGCAGGATCCAGGCTGGGGTCTTCTGGCTTTGGCCGTTGTACGTACACGGGCAGCTTCCTGTCTCCGAACTGGGGGGGACGTCGTACCCACCGGCGCGCGATAGCTGAGACTTGCCTTCCGGGGCCGCGGGCAGCGTTGAGCGGTCCCTGGGGAAGCCTCGGACCCGATCATACGCATCCCGTCCGGGTGCCCCTCCACTACCATTACTTGTTTCCTACCCCGCTGACCCGCTTTCGCTATTAAAGGCCCTTTTTCCCCACCAGCCTTAATTTCCTGTGGCTACATTCTGGCTTGCCTGGCTCTATGGCTTCGTTTTATATACCTTCATTTTTATATCTGACTTAGGCTAAAATGTAAattcctgtagatttttttcaATGAGTTGCACCAAATAAAGTGATTTGATTGTGTTTGCGTGTGTTTTTACAGAATTTATTATCACTTTCTAGGACTGATTTGTCTTCTTTTGAACTTCAAGCACAGGTTGCTTTACAAACGTTTTTGAAGGGCCCCGGTTGTCTTCCTGAAATGAGTCTGGTGCTCAGAAACGTGCAGCGAGCTATCCCCCTCCGAAGAGTGCCGCTCCGCCAGAGGATGGAGATAGTCAGGAGTATTTTAGGGGTCCAGAAATTCGACCTGGGGATCATCTGTGTTGACAACAAGAGTATTCAGCACATCAACAGGATCTACAGAGAGAAAAATTTCCCAACCGATgtgctttcttttccatttcatgaGGTAAAACgtattttcctccttcccttgtcTAGCCTCCCATCCACTGTAAATTTTCTGTGTTAATTATACTACAGACAcgattttttaagttttattttgtgaattttgaaTATATGCAAAAGCTACCCTATTGACCATTGCCCGTTAACTGGAGGAGAAAAGGGGGTTGAGCTCCCCACGCCCCTCCTAATGTAGTCATAGATGCTTCTGCACTTTGAAATGTGAatcaataatgaatattttaaataatgaaagttttaaataacactgaataaaagaagaaacttgtGTAAATATTCTCTACAAACTTGTGATAGCTATCAGATTACTCTCACTGATGTAAATGACTCATTCACAGCTTCACACATTGTTAGAAGTTGCATAAATCAGAGCAACCCTTTTGGAAAGGACCGTGGCAACATATTTCAATCCACTAGTATCACACCCATGGGGATAAATGAAGGaagacaataaaatgttaaatgtgtattatataaaaatgcattgaAATGTTCACTTATTTTCActaataggaagaaaaataacacgAACAATACTAAATAAATATGCAGCCATAGGTGACTGGCTGAACTGAATGGACTGGCCTTTATAgactttttttctattatatttttttattttttagaggggaaggaagggagagagaaagagggtgaaacatcagtgtgtagctGTCTCCcgcgcgccccctgctggggacctgacgcgcaactcaggcatgtgccctagacggATTGGAACCAGAGCCCCTTGATTCACAGACctgcactcaaccactgagccacaccagccagggcctttatggattttaaaatagGGAAATGGGAAAGGCTGTTTGTTTAGGACAAAATACCAAGAggaaagaacaggaaaataaaattgtatcaaTGTGGTGATTTAACTCCTACAAGTTGCAATCTGTGTGATTGTGCATTGGGAAggatgaaagaaatggaaaggaactCATTTGACAAGGTGCAAACATCTTGTCACCTGCGTGTAGTGCCTTTGCAGTCCCCCACCCCGCCGTAGGACTAGTGAGAGGACAGTGGCTTCCAGAATGAACTGTGTAGGCCTGTGGTTGCGTTCGTGTTGCTGACGTCCTGTTCTCACACTGTGTTTCCTCATTGGCAGAATCTGAAAGCGGGTGAAATTCCCCAACCCGATTTTCCAGATGACTATAATCTGGGGGACATTTTCCTAGGAGTGGAGTATATCTTCCAGCAgtgcaaagaaaatgaagattacTACGACACCCTGACCGTAAGTGGGAATGCTGAAATGACGGGTTCTGTCGGGTGCCATGAATACCGTGTCCCTTATCCAGGCCACGAGAGGCTGGCAATGCACTACCGGTGTCCACACTATTGCCCACACTGTCGCCTACGGGGAGAGCAAGTGTCATTGAGGGAGACCCACAGGGAGAGAGGCGCCCTGGTGGGGCCTGCACAccctggggcagggccggggcccgGAGAGGGCAGGAAGCTTCTGCGTAACTGAAATACGAGATCCGGGAAGCTCCCCTCAGTGGCCTTGTTTTAGCTTTTGCCTCGAGCTCACCGAGCTGTGTAGCTAACATAAGCAGGCTAAATAAGCTTCTTAGGAAACTTCCTGAAGTGGACAACATTTAGCATCCGGGACCTTCCAGATCTGTCCTCAGCTTAAGGTAAAAAAGGGACAGGGGCACTGTTCTGAAAGCACCGAGTGAGAGCGAGTCCTATTTTAACTTCCCCAAGGGTTCAGTGCGGGGGGTCCTTCCTTTAGCCAAATAGCCACGCCCTGAATTATGTCGGAGGGTGGGTGTCCTAGCCCTTCCATGTGAGACCCAGAGTGAgaggtgtggggagaggaggaggttttcctttcttcctgagcGACAGGAAACCCATCGTAGTCAGGACTGGCCCAGCCCTGGGATCTCTGTGGCAGGCAGCACTGCAGCCCTGCTGTGGGAGGTTCAGAGGGTATTTGTGGACATCTGATCCTGAGGGTTCTGCATGGAAGTAGAGGGCCAGCCCACCACTCCCAGGACCCTCTTCCCCTGgcacagggccaggccaggccactgtCTGTCCTATAGGCCCCCAGCTGCACACAGGCACCTTCTAACAGGTACCCCCGGGTACCTCCAACCACCCACCTTGTCTTTCACATCTCGCCGCTCTTCTGaccctttcccctgcccccaaaaGCAGGCACCTCCTCAGGAAAtaaccccctcctcaccccaccctgcagaCCCTGGTCTTCACATCCCTGACAGGGTCCTGGCCCACCTGCAgttccccaggccccacccatgTCCTCCTGCCCACCCACACCCTCTGTGTGCTGCTGCCACCGACTCCCAAAGCCTTGtctgggcccaggggagggctCCTAACCTCCCACCAGGTGTGGGCTgagctctccctgccttcctcctcccctggctCATGGCTTGGTCACGACCAGCCCTGAGATGGCTTTTTGATGGTTCTAACAGGTGACTGCCACCCATGGGCTCTGTCATCTACTGGGCTTCACCCACAGCACGGAGGCCACTTGGCAGGAGGTAGGTGCTGTCCCCCACCAGCCAAGGCTGCCCGCCCTGCCCTTGCAGTTGATGAAAACCAAAATGGAGGgggaaaaacagtaaaataaggAATTTTATCTATGCTTACTTCATTAAAAAAGACTTACACTTGTTTTAAATGCTGGGCTCCCCAAATGCTGTTAACTGTATTATTAAGTCACTGTGGAAAGGAAAGTCTGAACAGAGAGACTGAATTCTAAGAATTCTATGAAATTCTAATGGCTTATAGTTCAAAAGTCTTTACAAGAGAAATTGCAGGAATATTTATCAGTTGGGAACGGGATTTAAAATGTGCAGGTGTCTGAAAGGCACCTACTGTGTAAAGTCACGGAGCAGCTGGTCTCCTGGAGGGGTGCCACTGGTTACCCACACGTACAGGTCTGCGTTGATACATATGCCATACTATGTTCCGTGTACTCAaactatatttgttttttgttttgttttcttttcttttttaaagattttatttatttatttttagagagggaagggagggagatagagcgagagagagagaaacatcaatgtgcggttgctgggggttatggcctgcaacccaggcatgtgccctggctaggaatcgaacctgtgacactttggttcacagcccgtgctcaatccactgagctacgccagccagggcttcaaactATATTTGTAATCGAACAGTCAGGTTGTCTGAAAGGCTTATTACACTTTTCGTTAATAAAAGAAGTGCTCGGTGTACTTgtgctctgcccacccctccaccccgcacCCCGTCCTAGGCTGGGTCTCCACTGGCCACCCCCTGGCTCCACCTCCGCTCCGGGCCAGATGCTGACCCTCCTGTGGCCCCTTTGCCCCTTTCCCCTAAGCACCCCCGCCTCTATAACCCACAGACCAAAGTCTCAGCATCTTGGGGAAAGCCGGAGATGTCACCTCCAGTGTGCAGTCCGCCAGGGACCCCAGCCCTCCAAGCCCCGGCCACCGTTCCCCAGGAAGAAGCCATCCGCACCCCTCCCTCCTATGCGCCCCACGCCTGTTGTTCTGTGACCCCAGATAGGCTCTCCTCTTTTCCACCCAGGGTCACCGCCTCAGCCCTGCCCATAGCCTCTGCTGCAGCATGCGGGCACTCCCTGTGCCCCGGTGCCGGGCGCCCGTGAGCAGAACTGGGACCTGCCCTTCGACCTGTGTGGAAGGCCCCATGGCCAAGGCTCCCCATGCCGCAGCCAGGGACATGGGCCTGGGGGAGGAATCTCCTGAGGAGCAGACCCCTGGGCGGAGCCAGGGACACCCCAGCGCCCAGGGAGGCCACGCCAGCTGGACGAGTCCACAGTCAGTTTCCATTCCTTTCTTTCAGAtgttccagaaggagaagcaggTTCTCGAGGAGCTGGGCCGGCGCACTGGACTCAGGCTCCAGCCCCTGAGCAGGGACCTCTTTTGATGATCACAGCCGAAGATGCAGGTTTACCTGAGAGAGCCTCCAGGACACAGGGACAGCGTGTGGATGGGAGCCGCCCCCTCCCTTCAGGCCCCGAGGATCAGAGACTCCACCGCCCTGAGGGTCCTGCTGGGCAGCGCCCAAGCTGGAGCTAAATTCCATACGTGGAACTATTTCTTAAAGCATGAGAGAAATTTCCACTCATGCCTTTACTGAGAACACAGCAGACATGTTATCTTCAGTATTGTAAATAAAACAGTTCTAAACCCGCAGATCATATGACCCCTTCCTCCCTGGGATCCTGCCTGTGGTGATGAGgcctgtctctctcccacctctgcaGCCCCTCAGGAGGACGAAACAAGCAGCCCgggggcatgtgggtgggagCAGCTGGTGGAGGGGCCAGGCACTGAGCCCGGGGGTCCTCCGTCACCTGAACCGCTCAGGTGTGGGCGTGCTGCTGCAGCACCTGGAGCTGCAGAGGCCACGGCCCTGACACAGCCTCTCGGAGATTCTGTTTGGCCCTAAAACCGGGAAACTGTGGCTCTGAGAATTTGGTTTCCCCTGTGAGTCAGCTTTAGGAACATGAGAACATGAGGAACACGTTTCCCACTGGATTCGTGTCCTGGCTCAGCCTGCCCTTCCCCCGCTGCTCCCAGGGACAGACAGGGACTCGAGCCTGTGCTGTTCCTGAGTCACAGCTGGCTGCACATCGCCTGCTCCTCGTCGGTTCAGCTTGTTCTCAGTTTAAAGTAAATGCAGAGACCCGCAAAGCCCTTGGCTCCAGAGTCCTCGTTAAGAGACTGAAGGGAGACATTCTGGCCCTGTCCCGTCCAGGGCACGGGTAgggtgctggggcaggggaggggaggtccAGCTTTGCCAGGCGATGCCCAATACTTCTGAGCAGCCTGTACCAAACAGCCACGTGGGATTCTGCTGCCAGCCACCTATAAATCCCAGAGGCAACattttggtgaaaaaggaaaggagtctttgaTATAAAGGCTATACAATGTTGGGAGAAGAGTGAGCTTCTGCCTCAAAACCCATTCGTCCCTCCACCCTTTGCCAGATCAGGTCAAGGCTGCGCCTGGaattccttctcccatttaaaagtAACGTCCTTTGGGACACACAAATGGCCGTAGCATGGTCATCCGGGTGGCTTAGCCGGCTCCTGGTCACAGTCTGGCTGCAGGCGTTTTTTGGAGCCTGTGCACACCGGCGTCCTATTCACTTCCCGCTGCCCTTGCTGCCAGCTGCTGCCCGCCAGTCCAGCGCCCATGCCCATCCCTCAGGCCATCAGCCTGGCAGTGCGTCATGCACCTGGCCGATTAGGACCACGCAGCACGGCACCAGTCACAGCACTGTCACCGCCGCTTCTCACGTGGGGAAGGGCACAGGAGCACTGCCAGACTGCACAGTCTCCAGGGCCGGCAGGCCTGGGGACACTCGGGCCCCCAACCCCCAACGGGGCTcgtgaggggaagggaaaaaagggacaAATTTCCACGAGCCTGACTGATTAAATCACTGCCAATGGTCATTAACTCACCCCCAAAGTTGGGGGTGAGACTGAAAggtccaaccctctaatcacctGGCTGGTTTCcctggtgaccagcccccatTGGGAAGCTTTGTTGGGGCCAACAAGTCACCTCATTAGTATAATCTCAGGTGTAGTTGCAAGGGACTCATTGAGAAGAACAGAAGATACTTCTCTCACCCATCGCCCAGGGAAGTTCAGGGTTTTACAATGGAAGCTgtctgtgccagga
The sequence above is a segment of the Phyllostomus discolor isolate MPI-MPIP mPhyDis1 chromosome 2, mPhyDis1.pri.v3, whole genome shotgun sequence genome. Coding sequences within it:
- the YBEY gene encoding endoribonuclease YbeY isoform X2, producing the protein MRRIQAGVFWLWPLTDLSSFELQAQVALQTFLKGPGCLPEMSLVLRNVQRAIPLRRVPLRQRMEIVRSILGVQKFDLGIICVDNKSIQHINRIYREKNFPTDVLSFPFHENLKAGEIPQPDFPDDYNLGDIFLGVEYIFQQCKENEDYYDTLTVTATHGLCHLLGFTHSTEATWQEMFQKEKQVLEELGRRTGLRLQPLSRDLF
- the YBEY gene encoding endoribonuclease YbeY isoform X1 codes for the protein MSLVLRNVQRAIPLRRVPLRQRMEIVRSILGVQKFDLGIICVDNKSIQHINRIYREKNFPTDVLSFPFHENLKAGEIPQPDFPDDYNLGDIFLGVEYIFQQCKENEDYYDTLTVTATHGLCHLLGFTHSTEATWQEMFQKEKQVLEELGRRTGLRLQPLSRDLF